TTTCCTCACCACATTCAAATGACGTTGTTTGCCCGCAGCCTTCATTCAAAACGAAGCTTGCAAGGACCCACTGCCGCAGAGCGACCATAGCCATAAATATCTGCCATCGACAGTCAGATACACCCGAAACCGACATTAGCGGTAAATCCTGTTTTTTTACGCGGAAACATCAGGGAAAATCCATCATGGGTAGTAGGTACAGCTACAATTGAATTGAACTAACCGTCAAGCCACCAAATATGGGCTGTCTTTGTATACATGGGAAACCCGCCCTCTATACCGCCGCGCGACGTGGAATGATGACGAGCGAGTCGGTAGATTGTCGCGACGCAGGAAGGCATGCTTGATGACATTTAGACTAAGCACTGAGTTGGCCGAGGTGATAACGATAACTTACCATAAGCAACCCACAATCCGCTCATCCTGCGGCACTTGAGACGATCAACAACGTTTGATGACGTGGGACGCCTCGGTGCTGTGCCAGCTGATAGTCGGTCCGCGGGTATTTTGCATTAGGCGCTCGGAGCCATGGGGAATTAGATTCCATAAAGTCTGAGCCGCCCACCGCAGGGCCACCAGCATCCTTGGGTCCATGGCCTATCATATCCGCTCAGAACGGGAATCCGAGGCAGGTATATGACTGACGACGCATATAGTCTATCCACAGGTCTACACAACACCACTTCTCGTTCCTACCAACCAACTGACATCTCGCGAGCTGCGTGAAGAACCCGTTCAGCTATGGCGGAAAGATCTGTTGAGAATGAAGTAGCTATTACCATTCGAACGTATGATCGAGTATCGCGAGGATGAAACTTCTCGAATTGTATGCTTTCAGACTACCGAAGACAGAGCCTCTGGGAAGTTGAGAAGTGGGTATGAATTCCTTGATGGTGAGCGTTGAATGGATCTGACACCAGGCTCCCAAGGGCCTAAAAAAATCTCAGAAAGTCTGAAGGACTGAAAATGTGTAGCCCAACCATCAAGGCATGCTCGATTTCGTCGAGTCGAACTCGAATCATCTGACAGGCCCTCTCTTTAGGTGCATGGCTTCAGGAAATCATTATAGAGTTTGTAATAACCATGGTATGCAGAGAGATAACGCTGAATAAGAGGATTAGGATAGAGTCGAGAGTGGTTGGTGTGGGAGTATGTATGCAAAAGCGTCGTCGACAGTCAGAGCATGCCAAGTCACACTCGCGTTACGTCACGCCACGCGTTTCAACTTTTCCTCACCGCCATCGTCACTCTCAGGGAATGGGTATTAAAGGTCTTACTGGTCTCATTTCTGAACATGCACCTCATGCAATCAAAGAACACGACATAAAAACACTATTTGGCCGTAAAGTCGCGATAGATGCCTCCATGTCGATATATCAATTTCTCATAGCCGTTCGTCAGCGAGATGGGGAAATGCTCACCAACGATGCCGGAGAGACAACGAGCCATCTCATGGGATTCTTTTACAGAACGATACGAATCGTGGAGAATGGAATAAAACCTGCCTATGTTTTCGATGGGAAACCGCCAGATTTGAAGAAGGGCGTGGTAAgtggtttttttttggctCTCGAATTTTGGTGAAATCTTATCTCATCTCATTTTTGCCAGCTATCAAAACGTTTCGCAAGGCGAGAAGAAGCCAAggaagaaggtgaagaagcTAAAGAAGTCGGTACTGCGGAGGACGTGGACAGGTTTTCGCGACGAACAGTGAAAGTCACCAGACAGCATAACGAGGAATGTATTAGGCTCTTGAAGCTCATGGGGATACCTGTTATCACAGTACGCGCTGCTTTTGCTTTCGTTTAAATGTCTATCAAACTATGACACTTAGGCTCCCTCAGAGGCCGAGGCGCAATGCGCTGAACTTGCACGAGGGGGTCAAGTCTACGCGGCCGGCTCAGAAGACATGGACACTCTTACCTTCAACGCGCCCATTCTATTCCGTCACCTCACCTTCTCCGAAGCAAAGAAGCAACCCATTAGTGAAATCAACCTCAAGGCAGCCTTGGAGGGGCTAGACATGAACATGAGCCAGGTTCGTGCTGTTCATTGACCACTGTTCTATACGATATGAAATGATACATTTCTCTAGTTCATTGACCTCTGTATCCTCCTTGGCTGTGATTACTTGGAGCCTATCAAGGGCGTTGGTCCCAAATCTGCTCTAAAACTTATTCGAGAACACGGAGATTTGGAGGACGTGGTTAAGCATCTGCGGGCAAAGTGAGGCACTCCCGCGTTAATTCATGGGATGATCTCTCACGCGTGATCCCCTCAGAGATACAGAGAAGGCCGCTGCCGCTGCGGCAGCGGCATcttcagatgaagatgaagaagatgtgCCGGCACCCACCTCCGATGTCGAACAACCAGATGAGGAAGGGGAGGGTGGCATGGACGAAACCGGTGGaaaggaggatgaggatgaggatgctGAGATGGGGTCTGGTTGTGAGGATGGTAAGCCCAAGACATCAAAAGGTAAGGAGAAAGCGTCCTCATCGAAAAAGAGCAAGGCGAAGACAAAGACGAAGAGCGCtgcaaaaggaaaaggaaaaggcaaaggcaaaggcaaaggtgGTGTCTCGATGCCGGAGGATTGGCCTTGGGAGGAAGCTAAACGTTTGTTCGAGAAGCCAGATGTAGCACCCGCAGATCAGGTTGAGGTGAGATTTTCCCCATATCCTCCCTTTTCATTCACACACAATCGGTCACCGGAGAATGCTCAtgttttccgttttccgcAGCTCGAATGGGGAAATCCCGACGTGGATGGCCTAGTCCAATTCCTTGTAACTGAAAAGGGCTTCAATGAGGAGCGTGTACGCAAAGGTGCTGAAAAGCTTCAAAAATTCTTAAAT
Above is a genomic segment from Marasmius oreades isolate 03SP1 chromosome 4, whole genome shotgun sequence containing:
- the FEN1 gene encoding Elongation of fatty acids protein 2 (BUSCO:EOG092634B1) encodes the protein MGIKGLTGLISEHAPHAIKEHDIKTLFGRKVAIDASMSIYQFLIAVRQRDGEMLTNDAGETTSHLMGFFYRTIRIVENGIKPAYVFDGKPPDLKKGVLSKRFARREEAKEEGEEAKEVGTAEDVDRFSRRTVKVTRQHNEECIRLLKLMGIPVITAPSEAEAQCAELARGGQVYAAGSEDMDTLTFNAPILFRHLTFSEAKKQPISEINLKAALEGLDMNMSQFIDLCILLGCDYLEPIKGVGPKSALKLIREHGDLEDVVKHLRAKDTEKAAAAAAAASSDEDEEDVPAPTSDVEQPDEEGEGGMDETGGKEDEDEDAEMGSGCEDGKPKTSKGKEKASSSKKSKAKTKTKSAAKGKGKGKGKGKGGVSMPEDWPWEEAKRLFEKPDVAPADQVEVRFSPYPPFSFTHNRSPENAHVFRFPQLEWGNPDVDGLVQFLVTEKGFNEERVRKGAEKLQKFLNAKQQGRLDGFFTVKAKEKTEPVKKGGKDGKGKKGASKRKGEDAGGGSNAKKVKKSKK